The following is a genomic window from Amycolatopsis cihanbeyliensis.
GAAGTGTCCCGGTGGTTCTGGATTCACCCTCGGCATCCTGACCGGGCGTGCGCCGTGCGGTGAAGCGAGCTGTTTCGTTCAGCGGTCCACCGCGCTGTCCCCGGTGCGGTGTTGACCTAGTCTCGGCTGTCATGCGAACCGAGTTGGAACTGGCCGAGCGCAGGGCACTGGCCCTGCTGGACCGGCAGGAACACCGGGAGCTCGGCCCGGTGCGCGCGGTGGACGCGGTGGCCTTCGCGCGCGCCGCGGGGGAGACCGACCTCCGGCTGCTCGACCCGGCGCGGCCGGACTTCCTGGTGCATCCGATGTTCCTGCCGAGCCTGCTGCGCGGGCCCGCCGGTGCCGAGGCGGCGGAGTACCGGCCGGATGGGATGTACCGGGACGAGGTGCCCGGAACCGACGGGTTGGACGTCCGGTTGATGGCGGGTGGGCAGGAGGTACGGTTCACCGCGCCGGTGCCTGCGGACGAGCCGGTGCGGCTCACCCGCAGGCTGGTCTCGGTGCAGCGCAAGGGAAGCACGGTGTTTCTGCTACTCACCGTCGAGAAGACCTACACGGCGGGCACGCGGGTGCTGGCCGAGGTGACCGAGAGGTTCATCGTCCGATGACCGAGCGCCCCGTGCATCCCACCGAACTGGACGCCGACGCCGTGCGCGTGCTGCGCTTCGGCGCCGTCACGCGCAACGCGCACCGGATTCACTACGACGCGGGCCTGGCCGGTGCCGAGGGCCTGGACGCGCCGGTCGTGATGGCCCAGCTACACGGTTGCGGCTTCTTCCGCGCCGCGGCGGAGTGGGTTGGGGACCCCGCGGCCGTGCTTTCGGTGAGCTGGCGCAACCGCGCGCCCGCGCCGGCCGGCTCCCGGCTGGTGGTCACCGGGACGGTACGCGAGGTGCGGGACGACCGGGCCGTGCTCGACCTCGAGCAGCACTGCGATGGCGACACCGTCTGCTGCCACGGCAGCGCCGTCGTCCGCCTCCCCTCCCCAGAAGTGCCCTGAACGTGGCTTTCGCGACGTCAGACGTCTCAATAGTGCCGTTCGCGACGGTGAGCGTCCTGATCGCCACGTTCAGGGCATTCCCCCGGGTGGGGTCTGCTGAGCGGACCACGGAGGTGGATCATGCGCGGCCGGCGGGTCGATGATCCGGGATCACCGATCTCGTAAGCGCAGGGAAGGTGTCCTCGATGGCTGGTCCCGATTCGCTGCGGTGGCGCCCGCGCGCGGCGGGCAGGCAGGATTGGGCCTCCTGGCCGCACTACGACGCTGCGGGCAACGGTTTTCCCGGTTACTGGTACCCGGTCACCTGGGGCAGCCACATCGACGGCACCCCGCGGGCCTTCACCATCTGCGGCGAGCGGCTGGTGTTGCTGCGCGACGGCGGAAAGGTGTACGCGCTGCACGACCGCTGCCCGCACCGCGGCGTACCACTGTCCGAAGGGGACCAGCAGTTCCCCGGCACGATCAGCTGCCCGTACCACGGGTGGACCTACCGGCTCAGTGACGGGAAATTGTGCGCCGTGATCACCGACGGGCCGGACTCCCCGATCTGCGGGAAGGTGACCGTGCGAACCTACCCGGTCGCCGAGCGCCTCGGGCTGGTGTGGGTCTACGTGCCGATCGCGGATGAGCGGCCGCATCCGATCGACGAGCAACTGCCCGAGGAACTGGTCGGCAACCGGTTCGTGGTGGGCGGGCGCATCGAGCCGAGGCGCGGCAACTGGCGGTTCGCCTGTGAGAACGGTTTCGACGAGGGCCACGCGAAGTACCTGCACCGTACCTCGCTGTGGCGGTTGTTCAAGCCGATGCCGACCTGGAACGTCACCAGTGTCATCGGTGACGGCAGGTGGATCTACCGGGTACAGGACGAGGTGCACTGGGAAGCCGACTTCCCCGGCGTCGGCAGGTGGAGCAACCAGCGGTGGTGGAAGCGGCGGCCGCCGAAGGAGACCTTCAACATCGGCAACACCGGCAAGCCGAAGAAGATCGACCCGACCATCGCGGCGCAGGAGTTCGCCGGGTTCGCCTCGCTGTCCATGCCGGGGGTGCTGCGGATCGTGTACCCCAAGTTCATCCACTACGAGTTCTACGTGCCGGTGGACCAGGGTGAGCATCGCTATGTCGGGCTGATGGTGAACTTCACCGCCGGGTGGAAGGCGCTCGGGTTCTACCTGAAGTACCTCGGTGGTGTTCGCTGGTTGTTCCACGGTCAGTTCTCCGGGCAGGACGCCTGGATGGTGGAGGTGACCGACGCCCCGCCGGAACGGCTCTACCGGCCGGATGTCTCGCTCACCGCCTGGCGCAACCTCGCGGAGAGGGAGTTCACCGCGAAGCTGGAGGTGCACGGGTGCGCAAGCTCCTGACCATCGTTGCCGGCGCGGCGCTGGCGCTCGGGTGTGGCCTGCTGGGGAGGCGCCTCGCCCAGCGCAGCTCGACGCAGGTGCACCGGGTCGAACCATGAGCGCGCCGGACGGCCTCGCCGGTCTGGACGCGCGGCGTCGCGAGTGGACACAGCGAGCGTGGCGGGAGGTCGACGCGGACCGGTTACGGGAACTGATCAGCGGCCTGGTCGACATCCCCAGCCCCACCGGCGATGAGGCGGCGCTGGCCGAGTACGCCGCGGACGTCCTCGGGGCGTGCGGGATCGAATCCCGGGTGCAGCCGCTGGACGAGCGGCAGGCCAACGCGGTGGGCAGGTTGGGCGGCACCGGAAGTGGTCCGGACCTGTTGCTCTACGCCCCGGTGGACACGGTGACCACCGGGGCGGAAAGCAAGGACCTGCCGTGGGCCGGTTCCGAGTTGCGGCAGGACATGCGGCCACGTGCGGTGTCGCGTGGAGACCACGTGTTCGGGCTGGGTGCCTCTAACCCGAAGGGACACGCGGCCTGCGTGCTGGCCGCCGCCGAGGCGATTCGCCGGGCCGACCTCGAGCTCAGCGGCGACCTGCTGGTCGCCCTCGGCGCGGGCGGGATGCCGACCACCGGGCTGGAAGGCAATCCCCGGCGCAATATCGGGCACGGTGCAGGTTGCTCATTCCTGCTGGAACAGGGCGGGTGGCCGGACTTCGCGGTGATCGCCAAACCGGGTTGGACGGTGTCCTGGGAGGAGGTCGGGCTGGCCTGGTTCGAGGTCGAGGTGCACGGGACGCATACCTACGTCGGTTCGCGGCACCGGCTGCCGTACAGCAATGCGGTGGAGTTGGCCGGCCGGCTGGCGCGCGGGCTGGAGCAATGGTTTCCCGAGTACACCGCGCGGCACAGCGAGGGGCTGGTGGCCCCGCAGGGGGTCGTTGCCGCGGTCGAGGGCGGAACGCCGCGCACGGCGGCTTTCACCCCCGCCTCCTGCCGGCTGCTGGTCGACCTCCGGCTGAGCCCGCGCACCACGCCCGCGGAAGCGCGTCGAGAGTTGGCCGGCCAGGTGCGGCGGTTCGCGGCCGAACTGGGCGCGAAGGTGCGGGTGCGCCAGGTCCTCGCGATTCCCGGGGTGAGCACCGACCCGCACAGCTGGATCTGCCGCACCGCGATCGAGGCGTGGCAGGCGTTCGAGGCCGCCGAGCATGTTCCGGTCACCGACAACAGCGGGGCCACCGACGCGAACATCCTGCGCGGTAGGGGAGTACCCACGGTTCGTATCGGAATGCCCAAAGTGGACGACATGTCGTTCCCGATGGACTTCCAGCTCGGGATGAACACCGTGGACGTGCGGCAGGCGGAGAAACTGACCAGGCACCTCGTCCGGGTCGCCGTCGACACGGTGTGCAGGTCACGCGCGGAAGTAGGGTTGGGCTAGATGGCCGAGATCGTGCTGGGTATCGGTGCTTCGCACAGCACCCTGATGAACACGCACTGGGAGCAGACCAGCCGGAAGTTCGAGGCACGCCGGTTCCGGTACGCGCTGCACCAGGCGCGTGCGGCGATCGTGGAATCCGGGGCGGACTCGGTGTTGCTGGTCGGCTCCAATCACTTCCGCGGATTCTGGCTGGACCTCATTCCCTCGTTCACCATCGGGGTCGGCGAGTGCGTGGCGAGTGGGGAGTCCGGAACACCGGGTGGGCCGCAGCCGGTGGACGTGCCGCTTGCGCGGCATATCGTGGACACGCTGGTCGACTCGGGGCGGTTCGACATCGCCTACTCCGCGCGGCTGCAGATCGATCACGGCCAGTCGCACGCCATCCAGTACCTGCTGGACGGGCTGGACCTGCCGATCGTTCCGCTGGTGGTGAACGTGTTCGCCTCTCCATTGCCCACAATGGACAGATGCGCGCAGCTCGGTGAGGCGATCCGAGCGGCGGTGCGGGATTTCGAAGGCCGCAGGGTGGCCGTCGTCGCCTCCGGCGGGTTGTCGCACCGGCTGCCGTGGCCGGACTGGCGGGAGCCGCACGGCGAGGACGAGGAGTTCATGGTGCGGGCCTGGCTGGACGGCAGGCACAACTGGGCGGACTACGACTCCCGCCGCAGGGAGATCATCCGGGCGGCGGAACCGGCGATCAACACCGAGTTCGACGAGTACTGCCTGCGCCTGCTGGAGGCGGGCGAGGCCCGCACGCTGGCCGGGTACTCCACCGAGCGGCTCGAGCGGGAGGCGGGCAACGGGGGCCAGGAGTTACGCACCTGGCTGGTGATGGCGGCGGCGCTCGGTTACGCGCCGGCGTTGCGGCTGGCCTACGAACCGATGCCGGAATGGTTGACCGGCATGGGCGCAGCACTGATCGATCCGTGGAGGGCACAGGTATGAGCATCTGGACCGAGTTGACCGGCGTCGACTTCTCGCTCGGCATGGTGGACGCCGCTGGGGTGCCGACCCGTTCGTTGCGGGCGGGGCACGGCGAGCCGGTGGTGTTCCTGCACGGCACCAGCGGTCACCTCGAGGCCTTCGCGCGCAATATTCCCGCGCACGCTCCGCATTACGAATGCCACGCGATCGACCTGCTCGGGCATGGTTACACCGGGAAGCCGGACTACCCCTACGAGATCCCGCGCTATGTCGAGCACCTGGTCAACTACCTCGACGCCGCGGGGCTGCGGCGGGTGCACCTGGTCGGGGAGTCGCTCGGCGGCTGGGTGGCCGCGCGGGTGGCGGGGGAGCACCCGCAGCGGGTCCGCTCGCTGCAACTGCTGGCCGCGGGCGGCATGGTGGCCAACCCGGAGGTGATGCAGCGGCTCAAGACCTCCACCACGCATGCCGTGCACACCGACGACATCGAGCTCACCCGCCGGCGGCTGGAGCTGCTGATGTACGACGCGGAGCGCGACGTCAGCGACGAGCTGGTCGAGGTGCGGCACCGGATCTACCATCAGCCGGAGTTCGTGCGGAACCTGCCGAACCTGCTCTGCCTGCAGGAGATGGAGGTCCGGCAGCGCAACCTGTTGCGCCCCGAGCAACTGGAACTGATCAAGGCGCCGACCCTGGTGATCTGGGGGCACCAGAACCCGTTCGGCGACGTCCCGGAGGCCCAGCGGCTGGCCGAGGCCATCCCGAACTCGGAGTTGCACCTGTTCGGCGAGTGTGGTCACTGGCCGCAACACGAGCAACACGAGCGGTACAACACGTTGAGCCTGGAGTTCCTCGGGGCAACGAACTAGTGGCGGTCGTACCGGCGCGGTTGGTTGAGGGGACAACCATGTCGTAGGGTGGTCGAGCCGACCGGAGGGGGTGCCCTGCTATGACTCTCGCGGATCCCCACGCACTGTCGGCCGACTCGAAATCGGTGCTCGGCAAGGCGAAGCTGATCCTGGATGCCTTCGACTCGGACAACGTCGACCTCTCGCTGACCGAGCTGGTCCGGCGCAGCGGGGTGGCCAAGGCGACGGTGCACCGGCTCGCCGGGGAGTTGCTGGAGTGGGGCCTGCTCGAGCGGGTCGGCACCCGGTACCGGCTGGGGCTGCGGCTGTTCGAGCTGGGGCAGCTCGTGCCGCGCAGGCGGATCCTGCGGGACGCCGCGTTGCCGTACATGGAGGACCTGCTGATCGCCACGCAGGAGACCGTGCATTTCGGCGTGCGGGACGGGATCGACGTGCTGTACATCGAGAAGATCGCCGGCCATCGCGGCGTGCACTCGGAGTCGCGGGTGGCCGGGCGGCTGCCGCTGTACTGCACGGCCACCGGGAAGATGATCCTGGCGTTCTCCCCGCGGGGCGTGTTCGACGAGGTCGTGCGGGAAGGGCTCACCGCGCTCACCCGCAACACCACGATGTCGGTCGACCTGCTCGGCAAGCAGCTCGCCAGGATGCGGCGGGACCGGATGGCGGTGGAGGTCGAGGAGACCAGGCTCGGCTACATGAGCGTCGCCGTGCCGGTGTTCAGCGGTGGTACTCGCCTGGCGGGCGCGCTCTCGGTGACCGCGCCCACCTCGCGGATGAACGTCAACCGGGTCACCGGCGCGTTGCGGGACGCCGGCGCCGGCATCAGCCGGACCCTGCAGTCGATGCGTTGCGCACTGTTCGCCGAGGACGGCGCGGGCTCCGGCATCACCTGCGGCACGGTCATCGACTGCCCGTTCCCCGGCTGCGGCCGCCGCTAACCGGCAAACTCGCCAACGCAGACGGCAAACTCGCCAACGGGAACGGCAAACTCGCCAACGGGAACGGCAAACTCGCCTACGTGGGCGGCCAACACGCCGGGCCCACCGTGTTGGCCGCCCATGTAACCGTGTTTGCTGCTCACGCGCGTGAGTTTGCCGATCCCGTACGGTTGTTGAACAATCACCCGCAGGGGAGGACGACGGCGCGGCCGTTGACCGTGCCCTCGCGGAGCTTGCGCAGCGCGGGGGCGATGTCGTCGAAGGCGAAGGGTTGGACCCGCAGGTTCAGCGTGCCCGCGGCGAGCAGGTGGGCCATCTCGGGGCCGAGCTCGCGGGCGCGCTGGTCCTTGCGGATCATGTTCACCGGCAGCAGCCGGACGTCGCGTAGCAGCCAGCTCGGCAGGTCGAGGGACAGCTTGGTGCCGAGGGTGTAGCCGACCAGTGCGGCGCGGCCACCCGGCTGGACCAGGCGTAGCAGGTCGGCGAGGCCCTCACCGCCGACGGTGTCCACCAGCAGCGTGGCCACCGGGTCCTCGCCGAGTTCGGTCACCACGTCCGCGCCGGTGCCCACCACCGGCCGGGTCTTCGGCGGCACCAGCTCGGCCTGCTCCGGGCGGGGGACCACGGAGATCACCTCGCTCGCGCCGGCCAGCACGGCGAACTGCGCCGCCATCGATCCCACCGCGCCTGCCGCCCCGGTGACGATCACCCGCTCCCCGGCCGCCAGCTCGCCGACGTCGTGCACGGCGACATAACCCGTGGTGGTCGGCAGGAAGTAGGAGGCGGCCACCGGCGGCTCCAGTTCACTGTCCACAACGGATAGCGCTCGGTCGGAG
Proteins encoded in this region:
- a CDS encoding FAS1-like dehydratase domain-containing protein, which gives rise to MRTELELAERRALALLDRQEHRELGPVRAVDAVAFARAAGETDLRLLDPARPDFLVHPMFLPSLLRGPAGAEAAEYRPDGMYRDEVPGTDGLDVRLMAGGQEVRFTAPVPADEPVRLTRRLVSVQRKGSTVFLLLTVEKTYTAGTRVLAEVTERFIVR
- a CDS encoding acyl dehydratase — encoded protein: MTERPVHPTELDADAVRVLRFGAVTRNAHRIHYDAGLAGAEGLDAPVVMAQLHGCGFFRAAAEWVGDPAAVLSVSWRNRAPAPAGSRLVVTGTVREVRDDRAVLDLEQHCDGDTVCCHGSAVVRLPSPEVP
- a CDS encoding aromatic ring-hydroxylating dioxygenase subunit alpha — protein: MAGPDSLRWRPRAAGRQDWASWPHYDAAGNGFPGYWYPVTWGSHIDGTPRAFTICGERLVLLRDGGKVYALHDRCPHRGVPLSEGDQQFPGTISCPYHGWTYRLSDGKLCAVITDGPDSPICGKVTVRTYPVAERLGLVWVYVPIADERPHPIDEQLPEELVGNRFVVGGRIEPRRGNWRFACENGFDEGHAKYLHRTSLWRLFKPMPTWNVTSVIGDGRWIYRVQDEVHWEADFPGVGRWSNQRWWKRRPPKETFNIGNTGKPKKIDPTIAAQEFAGFASLSMPGVLRIVYPKFIHYEFYVPVDQGEHRYVGLMVNFTAGWKALGFYLKYLGGVRWLFHGQFSGQDAWMVEVTDAPPERLYRPDVSLTAWRNLAEREFTAKLEVHGCASS
- a CDS encoding M20 family metallopeptidase, yielding MSAPDGLAGLDARRREWTQRAWREVDADRLRELISGLVDIPSPTGDEAALAEYAADVLGACGIESRVQPLDERQANAVGRLGGTGSGPDLLLYAPVDTVTTGAESKDLPWAGSELRQDMRPRAVSRGDHVFGLGASNPKGHAACVLAAAEAIRRADLELSGDLLVALGAGGMPTTGLEGNPRRNIGHGAGCSFLLEQGGWPDFAVIAKPGWTVSWEEVGLAWFEVEVHGTHTYVGSRHRLPYSNAVELAGRLARGLEQWFPEYTARHSEGLVAPQGVVAAVEGGTPRTAAFTPASCRLLVDLRLSPRTTPAEARRELAGQVRRFAAELGAKVRVRQVLAIPGVSTDPHSWICRTAIEAWQAFEAAEHVPVTDNSGATDANILRGRGVPTVRIGMPKVDDMSFPMDFQLGMNTVDVRQAEKLTRHLVRVAVDTVCRSRAEVGLG
- a CDS encoding catechol 1,2-dioxygenase, producing the protein MAEIVLGIGASHSTLMNTHWEQTSRKFEARRFRYALHQARAAIVESGADSVLLVGSNHFRGFWLDLIPSFTIGVGECVASGESGTPGGPQPVDVPLARHIVDTLVDSGRFDIAYSARLQIDHGQSHAIQYLLDGLDLPIVPLVVNVFASPLPTMDRCAQLGEAIRAAVRDFEGRRVAVVASGGLSHRLPWPDWREPHGEDEEFMVRAWLDGRHNWADYDSRRREIIRAAEPAINTEFDEYCLRLLEAGEARTLAGYSTERLEREAGNGGQELRTWLVMAAALGYAPALRLAYEPMPEWLTGMGAALIDPWRAQV
- a CDS encoding alpha/beta fold hydrolase; this encodes MSIWTELTGVDFSLGMVDAAGVPTRSLRAGHGEPVVFLHGTSGHLEAFARNIPAHAPHYECHAIDLLGHGYTGKPDYPYEIPRYVEHLVNYLDAAGLRRVHLVGESLGGWVAARVAGEHPQRVRSLQLLAAGGMVANPEVMQRLKTSTTHAVHTDDIELTRRRLELLMYDAERDVSDELVEVRHRIYHQPEFVRNLPNLLCLQEMEVRQRNLLRPEQLELIKAPTLVIWGHQNPFGDVPEAQRLAEAIPNSELHLFGECGHWPQHEQHERYNTLSLEFLGATN
- a CDS encoding IclR family transcriptional regulator, with the protein product MTLADPHALSADSKSVLGKAKLILDAFDSDNVDLSLTELVRRSGVAKATVHRLAGELLEWGLLERVGTRYRLGLRLFELGQLVPRRRILRDAALPYMEDLLIATQETVHFGVRDGIDVLYIEKIAGHRGVHSESRVAGRLPLYCTATGKMILAFSPRGVFDEVVREGLTALTRNTTMSVDLLGKQLARMRRDRMAVEVEETRLGYMSVAVPVFSGGTRLAGALSVTAPTSRMNVNRVTGALRDAGAGISRTLQSMRCALFAEDGAGSGITCGTVIDCPFPGCGRR
- a CDS encoding quinone oxidoreductase family protein, giving the protein MRAARIHAFGADPVVEEVPTPKRNPGQSLVRIEAAALSHLDMTVTSGQFELRPELPHVGGTDGTGVVVASDTFEAGTRVLVRGAGIGLVKNGCWAEYLVASDRALSVVDSELEPPVAASYFLPTTTGYVAVHDVGELAAGERVIVTGAAGAVGSMAAQFAVLAGASEVISVVPRPEQAELVPPKTRPVVGTGADVVTELGEDPVATLLVDTVGGEGLADLLRLVQPGGRAALVGYTLGTKLSLDLPSWLLRDVRLLPVNMIRKDQRARELGPEMAHLLAAGTLNLRVQPFAFDDIAPALRKLREGTVNGRAVVLPCG